Proteins encoded in a region of the Pseudomonas viciae genome:
- a CDS encoding peptidase U32 family protein, with product MSLPKHHLELLSPARDVTIAREAILHGADAVYIGGPSFGARHNACNEVGDIARLVEFAHRYHARVFTTINTILHDNELEPARQLIHQLYDAGVDALIVQDLGVMELDIPPIELHASTQTDIRTLARAKFLDQAGFSQLVLARELNLQEIRAIADETEAAIEFFIHGALCVAFSGQCNISHAQNGRSANRGDCSQACRLPYTLKDDQGRVVAYEKHLLSMKDNNQSANIRALVEAGVRSFKIEGRYKDMGYVKNITAYYRQRLDDVLEDRPDLARASSGRTAHFFVPDPDKTFHRGSTDYFVSERKIDIGAFDSPTFTGVPVGVVEKVGKRDLQVVTFDPLSNGDGLNVQVKREVVGFRANIAEPKGEFEEDGQKRYRYRVEPNEMPAGMYQLRPNHPLSRNLDHNWQQALLKTSSERRVGLTWVARLREERLELTATSEEGISASVALDGPFGLANKPEQALEQLHDLLGQLGTTEYHATAIELDAPQAYFIPNSQLKALRREVIEALTAARIEAHPRGGRKAETNPPPVYPESHLSFLANVYNQKARDFYHRHGVKLIDAAFEAHEETGEVPVMITKHCLRFSFNLCPKQAKGVTGVRTKVAPMQLIHGDEVLTLKFDCKPCEMHVVGKIKGHILDLPLPGSTAQPVVGYISPEDLLKTIPRAPH from the coding sequence ATGTCCTTGCCCAAACATCATCTGGAACTGCTCAGCCCTGCCCGCGACGTGACCATCGCCCGCGAAGCCATCCTGCATGGCGCCGACGCCGTGTACATCGGTGGCCCGAGTTTCGGCGCGCGTCACAACGCCTGCAACGAGGTGGGCGATATTGCCCGGCTGGTGGAGTTCGCCCATCGCTACCACGCCCGGGTGTTCACCACGATCAACACCATCCTGCACGACAACGAGCTGGAGCCGGCCCGCCAGTTGATCCACCAACTGTACGATGCCGGCGTCGATGCGCTGATCGTCCAGGACCTGGGGGTGATGGAGCTGGATATCCCGCCCATCGAGCTGCACGCCAGCACCCAGACCGACATCCGTACCCTGGCACGGGCAAAATTCCTCGACCAGGCCGGTTTCTCGCAACTGGTGCTCGCCCGCGAGTTGAACCTGCAGGAAATCCGCGCCATCGCCGACGAGACCGAAGCGGCCATCGAGTTCTTTATCCATGGCGCGCTGTGCGTGGCGTTTTCCGGCCAGTGCAACATCTCCCACGCCCAGAACGGCCGCAGCGCCAACCGTGGCGACTGCTCCCAGGCCTGTCGCCTGCCCTACACCCTCAAGGATGACCAGGGTCGGGTGGTCGCCTACGAAAAACACCTGCTGTCGATGAAGGACAACAACCAGAGCGCCAACATCCGCGCCCTGGTGGAAGCCGGCGTGCGTTCGTTCAAGATCGAAGGGCGCTACAAGGACATGGGCTATGTGAAGAACATCACCGCCTATTACCGTCAGCGCCTGGACGACGTCCTCGAAGACCGCCCAGACCTGGCCCGCGCCTCCAGTGGCCGCACCGCACACTTCTTCGTGCCGGATCCGGACAAGACCTTCCATCGTGGCAGCACCGACTACTTCGTCAGCGAGCGCAAGATCGACATCGGCGCCTTCGATTCGCCGACCTTTACTGGCGTGCCAGTGGGTGTAGTGGAGAAAGTCGGCAAGCGCGACCTGCAAGTGGTGACCTTTGATCCGCTGTCCAATGGCGACGGCCTGAACGTGCAGGTCAAGCGTGAAGTGGTGGGCTTTCGGGCCAACATCGCCGAGCCCAAGGGCGAGTTCGAGGAGGACGGCCAGAAGCGTTATCGCTACCGCGTCGAGCCCAACGAGATGCCCGCCGGCATGTACCAATTGCGCCCCAACCATCCGTTGAGCCGTAACCTGGACCACAACTGGCAACAAGCGCTGCTCAAGACGTCCTCCGAGCGTCGTGTGGGCCTGACGTGGGTCGCGCGCCTGCGCGAAGAACGCCTGGAACTGACCGCCACCAGCGAGGAAGGCATCAGCGCCAGCGTCGCCCTGGATGGACCATTTGGCCTGGCGAACAAGCCGGAACAGGCCCTGGAGCAACTGCACGACCTGCTGGGCCAATTGGGCACCACCGAATACCACGCCACCGCGATCGAGCTGGATGCGCCCCAGGCGTACTTCATTCCCAATTCGCAGCTCAAGGCATTGCGTCGCGAAGTCATCGAAGCCTTGACCGCCGCCCGCATCGAGGCCCACCCGCGCGGTGGCCGCAAGGCCGAGACCAATCCGCCACCGGTGTACCCGGAGTCGCACCTGTCGTTCCTCGCCAACGTCTACAACCAGAAGGCCCGGGATTTCTATCATCGCCACGGCGTGAAGCTGATCGACGCCGCGTTCGAGGCCCATGAAGAGACCGGTGAAGTGCCGGTGATGATCACCAAGCACTGCCTGCGTTTCTCGTTCAACCTCTGCCCCAAGCAAGCCAAGGGCGTCACCGGCGTGCGTACCAAGGTTGCGCCAATGCAGCTGATACACGGCGATGAAGTGCTGACGTTGAAGTTCGACTGCAAACCCTGCGAGATGCATGTAGTCGGCAAGATCAAGGGCCATATCCTTGACCTGCCGCTGCCGGGTAGCACAGCGCAGCCAGTGGTCGGCTACATCAGCCCTGAAGACCTGCTCAAGACGATTCCTCGCGCGCCGCATTGA
- a CDS encoding TIM barrel protein — MTIHICTAPCCWGVDDVKNPFLPPWRRVLGEAAEAGYRGIELGPYGYLPLDAETVGPALSEHDLRVIAGTIFDDLVTPANLPELLRQTHNICALLKQLPAPQKQTGQRHAGPYLVIIDWGHDERDYAAGHSDRAPRLDDARWNTMMAHIRAIADIAWHQYGIRAVVHPHAGGYIEFADELARLVDDIPDEVAGLCLDTGHLYYAGMDPVASLRTYAHRLDYLHFKDIDPVVFDQVLNEHIRFFAACARGVMCPIGRGVIDYPALHNLVHELGYQGCITVEQERDPRNAGTSLDDVAASRAYLARIGF; from the coding sequence ATGACGATCCACATCTGCACCGCGCCTTGCTGCTGGGGCGTCGATGACGTCAAGAACCCTTTCCTGCCTCCGTGGCGCCGCGTGCTTGGCGAAGCAGCCGAGGCTGGCTATCGCGGCATCGAGCTGGGCCCCTATGGTTACCTGCCGCTGGACGCCGAAACCGTCGGGCCAGCCTTGTCCGAACACGATCTGCGTGTGATCGCCGGGACGATCTTCGACGACCTCGTCACCCCCGCCAACCTGCCCGAGCTGCTGCGCCAGACCCACAACATCTGCGCGCTGCTCAAGCAATTGCCAGCCCCGCAAAAGCAAACCGGACAGCGCCATGCCGGCCCCTATCTGGTGATCATCGATTGGGGCCACGACGAGCGCGACTACGCCGCCGGGCACTCGGACCGCGCGCCACGCCTGGACGATGCGCGCTGGAACACCATGATGGCGCACATCCGCGCCATCGCTGACATTGCCTGGCATCAATACGGCATCCGCGCCGTCGTCCATCCCCACGCTGGCGGCTACATCGAGTTCGCCGACGAGTTGGCACGCCTGGTGGACGACATCCCCGACGAAGTCGCCGGGCTGTGCCTGGACACCGGACATCTCTATTACGCAGGCATGGACCCGGTCGCGTCGCTGCGCACCTACGCTCATCGCCTGGACTACCTGCACTTCAAAGACATCGACCCGGTGGTTTTCGACCAGGTGTTGAACGAACACATCCGCTTCTTTGCCGCCTGCGCCCGGGGCGTCATGTGCCCCATTGGACGCGGCGTCATCGACTACCCAGCGCTGCACAACCTCGTGCATGAGTTGGGTTACCAAGGCTGCATCACCGTCGAACAGGAACGCGACCCGCGCAACGCCGGGACCAGCCTGGACGATGTAGCGGCCAGCCGCGCCTACCTGGCCCGAATCGGTTTCTGA
- a CDS encoding Gfo/Idh/MocA family protein: MINGSKTITRPIRWAMVGGGEHSQIGYIHRSAALRDRNFELVAAALDIDPARGRAFGEQLGIDPARCYSDYLSLFELEAQRADGIEAVSIATPNGTHYAITRAALEAGLHVVCEKPLCFTLEQAEALRTLAQSRDRIVGLTYGYAGHQLIEQARAMIAAGELGDVRMVHMQFAHGFHSAPVETQNQATQWRVDPRQAGPSYVLGDVGTHPLYLAKVMLPDLKIKRLMCSRQSFVASRAPLEDNAYTLMEYEGGAMGTVWSSAVNAGSMHGQKIRVIGSRASLEWWDERPNQLSFEIQGQPAQVLERGMGYLHPDAQQDDRIGGGHPEGLFEAWSNLYRRFALAMDASDRGDSEALAALHYPDINAGVEGVRWVERCVESADKDAAWVAY, from the coding sequence ATGATCAATGGCAGCAAGACAATTACCCGGCCCATCCGTTGGGCCATGGTCGGTGGCGGTGAGCACAGCCAGATCGGCTACATCCACCGCTCGGCCGCCCTGCGCGACCGGAATTTCGAATTGGTCGCTGCGGCGCTGGATATCGACCCTGCACGCGGCCGGGCCTTTGGCGAGCAATTGGGCATCGACCCCGCGCGCTGCTATTCGGACTACCTGAGCCTGTTCGAACTGGAAGCACAACGTGCCGATGGGATCGAGGCAGTGTCAATCGCCACGCCCAATGGTACCCACTACGCTATCACCCGGGCCGCCCTTGAAGCCGGGCTGCATGTGGTCTGCGAAAAACCACTGTGTTTCACCCTCGAACAGGCTGAGGCGCTGCGAACCCTGGCGCAATCCAGGGACCGCATCGTTGGCCTGACCTACGGCTACGCCGGGCACCAGTTGATCGAACAGGCCCGGGCGATGATCGCGGCGGGCGAACTGGGGGACGTGCGTATGGTGCACATGCAGTTCGCCCATGGTTTCCATAGCGCGCCGGTCGAGACGCAGAACCAGGCCACCCAGTGGCGTGTCGACCCGCGCCAGGCCGGGCCCAGCTACGTGCTGGGGGATGTCGGCACCCACCCGTTGTACCTGGCCAAAGTGATGTTGCCCGACCTCAAGATCAAACGACTGATGTGCAGTCGGCAAAGCTTCGTCGCCAGCCGCGCCCCGTTGGAGGACAACGCCTACACCTTGATGGAATACGAGGGCGGCGCCATGGGCACGGTCTGGTCCAGCGCGGTGAACGCAGGGTCCATGCACGGGCAGAAGATCCGCGTGATCGGCTCCCGGGCCAGCCTTGAATGGTGGGACGAACGGCCCAACCAGCTGAGTTTCGAAATCCAGGGCCAACCGGCGCAGGTCCTGGAGCGCGGCATGGGCTACCTGCACCCCGACGCGCAGCAGGACGATCGCATCGGCGGCGGCCATCCCGAAGGGTTGTTCGAAGCCTGGTCCAATCTCTATCGCCGCTTTGCCCTGGCCATGGACGCATCCGACCGTGGCGACAGCGAGGCACTGGCCGCCCTGCATTACCCCGACATCAACGCCGGCGTCGAAGGCGTGCGCTGGGTCGAACGTTGTGTGGAATCAGCCGACAAGGACGCGGCCTGGGTTGCCTACTGA
- a CDS encoding sugar phosphate isomerase/epimerase family protein, which translates to MKIALDPYMHRHLGLPDLCRKTAELGYEYLELSPREDFLPWWVRPRAHKERIAQFKKALRDHNLQLASLLPMYRWASPHEDERRAAVNYWKEAIQVAVEMGCTTMNSEFGRGPSPDRGHKVSCCGGLHSHESSEAAWWRSMEELVPILESEGVTLNVEPHPEDWCETLHPALDMLKTIGSDNVKFLYCTPHTFYFGDDMKAMIAEAGSMIAHVHIADTYNHKASSGLRYIVNPPGAKVTVHQHMDMHQGEIDWDLFFSELAKTGFDGIVTACVFGWEERADESGRFMRKEIQAYVDKYFR; encoded by the coding sequence ATGAAAATCGCACTCGACCCCTACATGCACCGCCACCTGGGCCTGCCGGATCTGTGCCGCAAGACCGCCGAGCTTGGCTACGAATACCTGGAGCTGTCGCCACGGGAAGACTTCCTGCCGTGGTGGGTGCGCCCCCGCGCCCACAAGGAACGCATCGCCCAATTCAAGAAAGCCCTGCGCGACCATAACCTGCAACTGGCCTCGCTGTTGCCGATGTACCGCTGGGCCAGCCCCCACGAAGACGAACGCCGGGCGGCGGTGAATTACTGGAAAGAAGCCATCCAGGTCGCCGTGGAGATGGGCTGCACGACCATGAATTCGGAGTTCGGTCGCGGGCCTTCACCGGATCGCGGGCACAAAGTCAGCTGCTGCGGGGGGCTGCACAGCCATGAGTCCAGCGAAGCGGCGTGGTGGCGCTCGATGGAGGAACTGGTGCCGATCCTGGAAAGCGAGGGGGTCACGCTGAACGTCGAGCCCCACCCGGAAGACTGGTGCGAGACACTGCACCCGGCCCTGGACATGCTCAAGACCATCGGTTCGGACAACGTCAAGTTCCTTTACTGCACGCCGCACACCTTCTATTTCGGCGATGACATGAAGGCCATGATCGCCGAGGCCGGGTCAATGATCGCCCATGTCCACATCGCCGACACCTACAACCACAAGGCCTCCTCAGGCCTGCGCTACATCGTCAACCCACCTGGCGCCAAAGTCACCGTCCACCAGCACATGGACATGCACCAGGGCGAGATCGACTGGGACCTGTTCTTCAGCGAACTGGCCAAGACTGGCTTCGACGGCATCGTCACTGCCTGTGTGTTCGGCTGGGAAGAACGGGCGGATGAATCCGGGCGCTTCATGCGCAAGGAAATCCAGGCCTACGTCGACAAGTACTTCAGGTAG
- a CDS encoding metallophosphoesterase family protein, translated as MKVGVISDTHGLLRPQALVALEGCEQIIHAGDIGNPGILDQLASIAPLHVVRGNNDLGADWAGQLADRLQFELCGWAVVLVHDIADVPATLEPGVKLVITGHSHKPGIEWRGERLYLNPGSAGRRRFKLPVTLALLEVSASAIDPRIVQLLE; from the coding sequence ATGAAAGTTGGCGTCATTTCCGATACCCACGGCCTGCTCCGCCCGCAAGCGCTGGTAGCGTTGGAGGGCTGTGAACAGATCATCCATGCCGGTGACATCGGCAACCCCGGGATCCTGGATCAACTGGCGTCCATCGCGCCATTGCACGTGGTGCGCGGCAATAACGACCTGGGGGCCGATTGGGCCGGGCAACTTGCCGATCGCCTGCAATTCGAGCTCTGCGGGTGGGCGGTTGTGCTGGTGCATGACATCGCCGATGTGCCAGCAACGCTCGAACCGGGCGTGAAACTGGTGATCACCGGCCATTCCCACAAGCCAGGCATCGAGTGGCGCGGCGAGCGCTTGTACCTCAACCCCGGCAGCGCCGGCCGGCGGCGGTTCAAGCTACCGGTGACGCTGGCCTTGCTCGAGGTGAGTGCAAGTGCGATAGACCCGCGGATCGTTCAATTACTGGAGTGA
- a CDS encoding FTR1 family iron permease, which translates to MTQSMFIVWRESVEALLVIGILQAWVGRQQQASQLLRYVWAGAALGLLLSGVLAGLILLAGEAMSGAANEWFQASLALVASLLIVQMVGWMHRNAGTLKQDLARHADQRLSRQGGLGLLVLALLAVSREGSETVVFLYGAGARLQGAQLGLFAVGAIAGLTLALLTVSLLHSSRRFISWPRFFAISEAILLLLGAALLVSGIERVAGQLLGMDWPDAVYRGIGEALWDSSAILDDGHGFGGFLADFTGYRASPSALTLLVWLCYWGVVAGWLRPHKAQDLPCPT; encoded by the coding sequence ATGACTCAATCGATGTTTATTGTCTGGCGCGAAAGCGTCGAGGCGCTGTTGGTGATCGGTATTCTCCAGGCCTGGGTCGGCCGCCAGCAACAGGCCAGCCAACTGCTGCGTTACGTATGGGCCGGCGCGGCGTTGGGCTTGCTGCTTTCCGGCGTATTGGCCGGCCTGATTCTGCTGGCCGGCGAAGCCATGAGCGGCGCGGCCAACGAATGGTTCCAGGCGTCGTTGGCACTGGTTGCGAGTCTGCTGATCGTGCAAATGGTCGGCTGGATGCACCGCAACGCGGGGACGCTGAAACAGGACCTGGCGCGCCACGCCGACCAGCGCCTGAGCCGCCAGGGCGGCCTGGGCCTGCTGGTGCTGGCATTGCTGGCGGTCAGCCGCGAAGGCAGTGAAACTGTGGTCTTCCTGTATGGCGCCGGCGCCCGCTTGCAAGGGGCGCAACTGGGGCTGTTCGCCGTCGGGGCAATCGCTGGCCTGACGCTGGCGCTGTTGACCGTTTCCTTGCTGCACAGCAGTCGCCGGTTCATCTCATGGCCGCGGTTCTTTGCCATCAGCGAAGCAATCCTGCTGCTGTTGGGCGCGGCGTTGTTGGTCAGCGGTATCGAGCGGGTCGCTGGGCAGTTGCTCGGTATGGACTGGCCCGACGCGGTGTATCGCGGCATTGGCGAGGCACTTTGGGACAGCAGCGCGATCCTCGACGACGGCCACGGTTTCGGTGGGTTCCTGGCTGATTTCACCGGCTATCGAGCCAGCCCCAGCGCGCTGACGTTGCTGGTATGGCTCTGCTATTGGGGCGTCGTTGCGGGTTGGCTGCGGCCACACAAGGCGCAAGACCTGCCATGTCCGACCTGA
- a CDS encoding iron transporter — protein sequence MRTLAPLSLALLFLAPLAQAKEYPIGEPQLCPGLEVGAVYLQPIEMAPAGMMRATADSDVHLEADIRATADNQQGFQEGSFVPYLNVSFQLKKQGNDTELKGDFHAMVANDGPHYGDNVKLLGPGKYQLTFTVLPPGGHGSLGRHTDKETGVAPWFERCELHYEFVYAGIGKKGGY from the coding sequence ATGCGCACGCTTGCCCCTCTGTCCCTCGCCCTGCTGTTTCTCGCACCGCTGGCCCAGGCCAAGGAATACCCCATCGGCGAACCGCAACTGTGCCCTGGGCTGGAAGTCGGCGCGGTGTATCTGCAGCCGATTGAAATGGCCCCGGCCGGGATGATGCGGGCCACGGCCGATTCCGACGTTCACCTGGAAGCCGACATCCGCGCCACGGCGGACAACCAGCAGGGCTTCCAGGAAGGCAGTTTCGTGCCCTACCTCAATGTGTCGTTCCAACTGAAGAAACAAGGCAACGACACCGAGCTCAAGGGTGACTTCCATGCCATGGTCGCCAATGACGGCCCCCATTATGGCGACAACGTGAAGCTGCTCGGCCCTGGTAAATACCAACTGACCTTCACCGTCCTGCCGCCCGGCGGCCATGGCTCCCTCGGCCGTCATACCGACAAGGAAACCGGCGTGGCGCCATGGTTCGAGCGCTGTGAACTGCATTACGAATTCGTCTACGCCGGGATCGGTAAAAAAGGCGGGTACTGA
- a CDS encoding cupredoxin domain-containing protein, whose translation MNRPTCKHLAWLMLAGLMLPSSAHAQLPTYELSIRDGHFTPPLLEVPAGQRFKIVLKNVGQGPAEFESTPLRVEKVLSPGVTTFVVIHPLRPGHYPFFDEFNPQLPEGGILAQ comes from the coding sequence ATGAATCGCCCGACCTGCAAACACTTGGCCTGGCTGATGCTGGCCGGCCTGATGTTGCCGTCAAGCGCCCATGCCCAATTGCCGACTTACGAGCTGAGCATTCGCGACGGGCATTTCACTCCACCGCTGCTGGAAGTCCCCGCCGGGCAGCGCTTCAAGATCGTGCTGAAAAACGTCGGCCAGGGTCCTGCGGAGTTCGAGAGCACGCCACTGCGGGTGGAAAAAGTGCTGTCCCCGGGTGTCACCACTTTCGTAGTGATTCACCCGCTGCGCCCCGGGCACTATCCGTTTTTCGATGAATTCAATCCGCAACTGCCCGAGGGCGGCATCCTGGCCCAGTAA
- a CDS encoding sensor domain-containing diguanylate cyclase, which yields MLGRKRPEPKIESSDEAFSPQSARAGAALRLTVSFMLVVIVAFLAVEGWRTWRDYRAAFASARDSVTNLARATAQHAEDTIRQVDVVTAALSERVEGDGLQNIDIPRIHKLLVQQSAIMPQLHGLFIYGPDGQWVVTDKEVTPEPANNADRDYFQYHRTHADRRVRIGEVIKSRSTNDLIIPISRRLNNPDGSFAGVLLGTVKVSYFVDYYGDFKIDDKGALVLAMRSGTILVRRPFVASVVGKSLLNSVIFREHLPTSNQGVAEARAVVDDTERLYGYRALTTYPLVVEAGLSRESIIAPWRRDLLKTGFVLIFLIVILVGFGLIVLSQLRYRMTMEKQIRSAHQVMRDMALTDSLTGLGNRRRLDTALADEVRRAKRDGSCLALIMLDVDYFKRFNDKYGHAAGDDCLRAIAGAIQKTIKRPGDLAVRYGGEEFTVLLPHTHSAGATKIAQEILEAIRALNIEHVDHPLGIVTASAGITISQPGSEDMTPAMLIKAADAFLYLAKNTGRNRWCSAGASQG from the coding sequence ATGCTCGGACGCAAACGGCCAGAGCCAAAGATTGAAAGCTCTGATGAAGCCTTTTCTCCCCAGTCGGCCCGGGCCGGAGCAGCGTTGCGGCTCACCGTGAGCTTCATGCTGGTGGTGATTGTCGCCTTCCTGGCCGTTGAAGGCTGGCGGACGTGGCGTGATTATCGCGCGGCCTTTGCGTCGGCACGCGACTCGGTGACGAACCTGGCGCGGGCGACGGCCCAGCATGCCGAGGACACCATCCGCCAAGTGGATGTGGTGACTGCCGCCCTCAGTGAGCGCGTGGAAGGTGACGGACTCCAGAACATCGACATCCCGCGCATCCACAAGCTGCTGGTCCAGCAATCCGCCATCATGCCGCAACTGCACGGGCTGTTTATCTACGGCCCCGACGGGCAGTGGGTAGTCACCGACAAGGAAGTGACTCCGGAACCGGCAAACAACGCCGACCGCGATTACTTCCAGTACCACCGCACCCACGCGGATCGACGCGTGCGCATCGGCGAAGTGATCAAGAGCCGATCCACCAACGACCTGATCATCCCTATCTCCCGTCGTTTGAACAACCCCGATGGTTCGTTCGCCGGTGTGCTGCTGGGAACAGTCAAGGTCAGCTACTTCGTGGACTACTACGGTGACTTCAAGATCGACGACAAGGGTGCCCTGGTCCTGGCCATGCGCAGTGGAACCATCCTGGTGCGTCGGCCGTTCGTGGCCTCGGTGGTCGGCAAGAGCCTGCTCAATAGCGTGATTTTCAGAGAACACCTGCCCACTTCAAACCAGGGCGTCGCAGAGGCCAGGGCTGTCGTCGATGACACTGAGCGCCTGTACGGCTATCGGGCCTTGACCACCTACCCCTTGGTGGTAGAAGCCGGCCTGTCCCGGGAGTCGATCATCGCACCCTGGCGTCGTGACCTGCTCAAGACCGGCTTTGTCCTGATTTTCCTGATCGTGATACTCGTAGGCTTCGGGCTCATCGTGCTGAGTCAGTTGCGCTACCGGATGACCATGGAGAAGCAGATTCGCAGCGCCCACCAGGTCATGCGGGATATGGCACTGACCGACAGCCTGACCGGGCTGGGCAACCGCAGGCGGCTGGACACCGCATTGGCCGATGAGGTGCGCAGGGCCAAGCGCGACGGCTCTTGCCTGGCATTGATCATGCTCGATGTCGATTACTTCAAACGCTTCAACGACAAATACGGTCACGCTGCCGGGGACGACTGCCTGCGCGCGATTGCAGGTGCGATCCAGAAAACCATCAAGCGACCGGGTGACCTGGCCGTGAGGTACGGTGGCGAAGAGTTCACCGTGTTGCTTCCCCACACCCACAGCGCAGGCGCCACCAAGATCGCCCAAGAGATCCTGGAAGCCATCAGGGCGCTGAACATCGAGCACGTTGATCATCCATTGGGCATCGTCACGGCCAGCGCGGGCATTACCATCAGCCAGCCGGGCAGCGAGGATATGACCCCAGCCATGCTGATAAAGGCCGCTGACGCCTTTTTGTACCTGGCGAAAAACACCGGGCGAAATCGCTGGTGCAGCGCTGGCGCGTCCCAGGGATAA
- a CDS encoding DUF3079 domain-containing protein gives MAKPFPISPKHPERICWGCDRYCPTSALACGNGADRTMHPAEMIGEDWYLHGDWGLELVDITAKVIDPSATHLKE, from the coding sequence ATGGCAAAGCCATTTCCCATCAGTCCCAAGCATCCCGAGCGCATTTGCTGGGGTTGCGATCGTTACTGCCCGACCAGTGCGCTGGCCTGTGGTAACGGTGCCGATCGAACGATGCACCCGGCCGAGATGATCGGCGAGGACTGGTACCTGCATGGTGATTGGGGGCTGGAGCTGGTGGACATTACGGCCAAGGTCATCGACCCAAGCGCAACCCACCTGAAGGAATGA
- a CDS encoding dipeptidase translates to MDFSLKHLAVTTLILSSLASITTPAFANISAQQSAAIVKTFTETSATDFRQFLASVAKSDVAKPANLGPAISAFLDNKALSAEQQNEIHRLLGLYARVKYGSAATETLKELVAIPTFRKDGVAQHENPEFLKIADKIKDLAQSFKLNFRNIDNRVYEISLEGSGDEVVGIHAHADVVPVTPENWVLKDGTRLDPFKVTLVGDRMYGRGTEDDKNGIVVALYAMKIIKEEKLPLARNFKLLVDTTEETSGDAIPYYFERNPTPNYNLALDGGYPVVIAEKGYGTVMANFARRSAQGKGAEITALTGGLATNQIPSTSVATFASDKPTELAANLLKAGTDYAKRNGGNFEVATNVVGKDVQLTFTGVSAHSSEPESGVNPVARMLDFINGLDGKVALKHNHITDAARYAADNWGLDYLGKKLGIGFSDAFMGPLTASLTYVGMDDKAFKLAVNLRVPVGKSTETLKTEIADKLATWSKKSHVAVAFDYSIDEPMYRNPEGEWVKALLAVASENLGMEHKYGTSAGATSVHELPNGVQFGLAMPDVKYTGHNDNEFKTVEQFLLDLQIVTEMMGRIGQLPKL, encoded by the coding sequence ATGGACTTCTCCCTCAAGCACCTGGCCGTGACCACCCTGATTCTGTCCAGCCTCGCGTCGATCACCACGCCAGCATTCGCCAATATCAGCGCGCAACAGAGCGCAGCCATCGTCAAGACCTTCACTGAAACCTCAGCCACCGACTTCAGGCAGTTCCTGGCAAGCGTGGCCAAGAGTGACGTCGCCAAGCCCGCCAACCTTGGCCCGGCCATCAGCGCCTTCCTCGACAACAAGGCGCTTTCGGCTGAACAGCAGAACGAAATCCATCGCCTGCTGGGTCTCTATGCCCGGGTGAAGTACGGCAGCGCAGCCACCGAGACGCTGAAAGAGCTGGTAGCGATCCCGACCTTTCGCAAGGACGGCGTTGCTCAGCACGAGAATCCCGAATTCCTCAAGATCGCGGACAAGATCAAGGACCTGGCCCAGTCCTTCAAGCTGAACTTTCGCAACATCGACAACCGCGTCTATGAGATTTCCCTCGAAGGCAGCGGCGACGAAGTCGTCGGCATTCACGCCCATGCCGACGTGGTGCCGGTGACGCCGGAAAACTGGGTATTGAAAGACGGCACCCGCCTTGATCCGTTCAAGGTCACCCTGGTGGGCGACCGCATGTATGGCCGCGGCACCGAAGACGATAAGAACGGCATCGTGGTGGCGCTCTATGCCATGAAAATCATCAAGGAAGAGAAGCTGCCACTGGCGAGGAACTTCAAGCTGCTGGTCGACACCACCGAGGAAACCAGCGGCGACGCGATTCCCTATTACTTCGAACGCAACCCGACGCCCAACTACAACCTGGCGCTGGATGGCGGCTACCCCGTCGTGATTGCCGAAAAAGGCTACGGCACGGTCATGGCGAACTTCGCTCGGCGCAGCGCACAGGGTAAAGGCGCGGAAATCACCGCGCTGACCGGCGGCCTGGCCACCAACCAGATTCCATCGACCTCGGTGGCCACCTTTGCCAGCGACAAGCCCACCGAACTGGCCGCCAACCTGCTCAAGGCCGGTACCGACTATGCCAAGCGCAATGGCGGCAATTTCGAGGTCGCCACCAACGTCGTCGGCAAGGACGTCCAACTGACCTTCACCGGCGTGTCCGCGCACTCCTCCGAGCCCGAGTCAGGCGTCAACCCGGTGGCGCGGATGCTGGACTTCATCAACGGCCTGGACGGCAAGGTCGCGCTCAAGCACAACCACATCACCGATGCCGCGCGCTACGCCGCCGACAACTGGGGCCTGGACTACCTGGGTAAAAAACTGGGCATTGGTTTTTCCGATGCGTTCATGGGCCCGCTGACCGCGTCCCTGACCTATGTCGGCATGGATGACAAGGCTTTCAAGCTGGCGGTCAACCTGCGGGTGCCGGTCGGCAAGTCCACCGAAACCCTCAAGACTGAAATCGCCGATAAGCTCGCCACCTGGAGCAAGAAGTCCCATGTCGCCGTGGCCTTCGATTATTCCATCGACGAGCCGATGTATCGCAACCCTGAGGGTGAATGGGTCAAGGCGCTGTTGGCCGTGGCCAGTGAAAACCTGGGCATGGAACACAAATACGGCACCTCTGCCGGTGCCACTTCGGTGCATGAGCTGCCCAACGGCGTACAGTTCGGCCTGGCCATGCCCGACGTCAAGTACACCGGGCATAACGACAACGAGTTCAAGACGGTCGAGCAGTTCCTGCTGGACCTGCAGATCGTGACCGAGATGATGGGGCGGATTGGGCAGTTGCCGAAGCTGTAA